ACGCTGGCCTGAGCCAGGATGCGATCGATCTCGCTCTTCAGGCGCAGCGGATGAGGACCCACCAAGCGGGCAACCTCTCGACCGTCTTTAAAGACAATCAGCGTTGGGACGGCCTGGACGTACAGGCGCGAGGGTGTAATCGGGTTCTCGTCGATATCCATTTTAGCAAAGGCCAGCTTCCCCTGATATTCGTCGCTCAGCTTCTCATAGGTAGGAGCGAGGGCGCGACAGGGGGGACACCAGGTTGCCCAGAAATCGACGATCACCGGCGTCGGAGACTTGAGCACCCGCGCCTCGAAGTCGCTATCGCTGATATGGAACAGATTGGAACGCTCAGCCATTCGCGTGACTCTCTTTCCCTGGAATAGAAATGGGTTTCT
The sequence above is a segment of the Thermogemmatispora onikobensis genome. Coding sequences within it:
- the trxA gene encoding thioredoxin — its product is MAERSNLFHISDSDFEARVLKSPTPVIVDFWATWCPPCRALAPTYEKLSDEYQGKLAFAKMDIDENPITPSRLYVQAVPTLIVFKDGREVARLVGPHPLRLKSEIDRILAQASVA